In a genomic window of BD1-7 clade bacterium:
- the cvpA gene encoding Colicin V production protein, whose amino-acid sequence MLETLSWLDWAIIAIILVSTLISVKRGFFKEALSLFIWIFAVVASVMFADQLAVVLTPYIDSASLAKIAAMAILFILSLVVGAIISMLMSQLIKITGLSGTDRVLGMVFGALRGVLVVLVVLMIGKHVLPLEQESWWQASVIAPHLNRMETWMVTMATQLRDMVLPLVSGHT is encoded by the coding sequence ATGTTAGAAACACTGAGTTGGTTGGACTGGGCGATTATCGCCATTATTCTTGTCTCGACCTTAATTAGCGTAAAGCGCGGTTTTTTTAAAGAAGCGCTTTCTTTGTTTATCTGGATCTTCGCGGTTGTTGCCAGTGTCATGTTTGCGGATCAGTTGGCTGTTGTTTTAACGCCGTATATTGATTCAGCATCATTGGCCAAGATAGCGGCAATGGCGATACTGTTTATTCTTAGCCTGGTAGTTGGCGCCATTATCAGTATGCTGATGTCGCAACTCATCAAAATCACTGGGCTCAGCGGAACAGACCGCGTGCTCGGTATGGTGTTTGGGGCACTTAGGGGTGTGTTAGTTGTCTTAGTCGTTCTTATGATCGGCAAGCACGTTCTGCCTTTGGAGCAGGAAAGCTGGTGGCAAGCATCTGTAATCGCACCGCATTTAAATAGAATGGAAACCTGGATGGTAACCATGGCAACTCAGCTAAGGGATATGGTGTTACCGCTGGTTAGTGGTCACACCTAA
- the purF_2 gene encoding Amidophosphoribosyltransferase: MCGIVGIVANNNVNQELYDALTVLQHRGQDAAGIVTSENGVFNQRKANGLVRDVFRTRHMRVLTGNTGIGHVRYPTAGSSSPALAQPFYVNSPYGITLAHNGNLTNVNQLKEELFREDLRHVNTTSDSEVLLNVFANELQRLGKLRPTADDIFSAVEAVHRRCRGGYAVVAMISGYGLVSFRDPYGVRPIVFGEREAAVGTEYMVASESVALDVAGFKVTRDIAPGEAVYVDQEGTLHTKQCSEISENVPCIFEHVYFARPDSIMDGISVYKTRKRMGQHLAEKILRERPDHDIDVVIPIPDTSRVSAQQLAYTLGAKFREGLMKNRYIGRTFIMPGQQMREKSVRQKLNAIGLEFAGKNVLLVDDSIVRGTTCHQIIDMAREAGANKVYFASAAPAVKYPNVYGIDMPVASELIAHGRTDDEVCEKIGADWLIYQDLEDLVLSCHDGNTDIERFECSVFNGEYVTGDVSQEYLDGLESARSDDTKTKSEGSIDTADGSFVDLYNDVS; the protein is encoded by the coding sequence ATGTGCGGCATCGTCGGCATTGTAGCGAATAACAATGTTAACCAAGAGTTGTATGATGCGTTAACCGTATTGCAGCATCGGGGTCAGGATGCCGCAGGCATTGTTACCAGTGAAAACGGAGTTTTTAACCAGCGTAAAGCTAATGGGTTGGTACGTGATGTATTCCGTACGCGCCATATGCGAGTGCTCACGGGTAATACTGGCATTGGTCACGTTCGATACCCGACTGCGGGTTCATCCAGCCCAGCGTTGGCGCAACCATTCTATGTTAATTCCCCTTACGGTATTACGTTGGCACACAACGGCAATCTGACCAATGTTAATCAATTGAAAGAAGAGCTGTTTCGTGAAGATTTACGTCACGTCAACACCACATCAGATTCTGAAGTGTTACTGAATGTCTTTGCCAATGAGCTCCAGCGTCTTGGTAAGTTACGTCCGACTGCTGACGATATCTTCAGCGCAGTTGAGGCTGTTCATCGTCGTTGCCGTGGTGGTTATGCGGTTGTTGCGATGATTTCTGGCTACGGATTAGTCAGCTTTCGTGATCCGTACGGAGTTCGTCCAATTGTTTTTGGTGAAAGGGAAGCCGCTGTTGGTACAGAATATATGGTTGCTTCTGAAAGCGTGGCACTCGATGTTGCCGGCTTTAAAGTGACAAGAGATATCGCACCGGGTGAAGCCGTGTATGTCGATCAGGAAGGCACATTGCATACCAAACAATGCAGTGAGATTTCAGAGAACGTGCCTTGTATCTTTGAGCATGTTTATTTTGCGCGTCCGGATTCAATTATGGACGGCATCTCAGTCTATAAAACCCGTAAGCGTATGGGGCAACATTTAGCTGAAAAAATCCTGCGTGAGCGCCCAGATCATGATATCGATGTGGTTATTCCGATTCCGGATACTAGCCGTGTTTCTGCGCAACAACTTGCTTACACACTGGGTGCTAAATTTCGCGAAGGCCTGATGAAAAACCGATACATCGGTAGAACTTTCATCATGCCTGGGCAGCAAATGCGTGAGAAATCTGTACGTCAGAAATTAAACGCTATCGGACTCGAGTTTGCGGGTAAAAATGTTCTGTTGGTTGATGACTCGATTGTTCGGGGCACAACATGCCACCAAATTATCGATATGGCTCGCGAAGCCGGCGCGAACAAAGTCTACTTTGCGTCAGCGGCACCTGCCGTAAAGTATCCGAATGTTTATGGTATCGATATGCCAGTAGCATCTGAATTGATCGCTCACGGTCGCACCGATGATGAAGTGTGTGAAAAAATTGGTGCAGATTGGTTAATTTACCAAGACCTTGAAGATTTAGTATTGAGTTGTCACGACGGTAACACTGATATCGAGCGATTTGAATGTTCAGTGTTTAACGGTGAATATGTGACCGGAGATGTCAGCCAGGAGTATCTGGATGGCCTAGAATCTGCCCGTAGTGACGATACAAAGACTAAATCTGAAGGTAGCATTGATACTGCAGACGGATCGTTTGTTGATCTCTATAACGATGTTTCTTAA
- the metZ gene encoding O-succinylhomoserine sulfhydrylase produces MAFDDERLAILQAAELETQAIRMGHHRTPEGEHSEPIFTTSSYVFDSAEAAAARFNGDQPGNVYSRYTNPTVRIFEERMAALEGADDAVATSSGMAAIMSTCMALLKQGDHVVCSSSVFGTTTVVFNKYLAKFGVDVTFVEPTDYEKWQSAVGENTRLLFLETPSNPLSEIVDIRRVADIAHAKDAYLVVDNCFCTPALQQPLSLGADVVVHSATKFLDGQGRCLGGVVVGSQDICNEVLGFIRSAGPTMSPFNAWVFIKGLETLKLRMDAHSRQALALAQWLQNQPGIEKVFYSGLPEHPQHALAARQQSGFGGVLALQVKGDKAAAWRFIDATRLLSITANLGDVKTTIVHPATTTHGRLSDDQKARCGITDNLIRIAVGLENIEDIKQDLERGLAAV; encoded by the coding sequence ATGGCGTTTGACGACGAAAGACTGGCTATTTTGCAAGCTGCTGAACTTGAAACTCAAGCCATAAGAATGGGGCATCACAGAACGCCAGAAGGCGAACACAGCGAGCCCATTTTTACCACGTCATCTTACGTTTTTGATTCTGCTGAAGCCGCAGCCGCGCGTTTCAATGGTGATCAACCGGGCAACGTATATTCACGTTACACCAACCCTACGGTTCGTATTTTTGAAGAGCGCATGGCCGCGCTTGAAGGTGCCGACGACGCTGTTGCGACATCATCCGGGATGGCCGCGATCATGAGCACCTGCATGGCTTTGTTGAAGCAAGGCGATCATGTGGTTTGCTCTAGCAGTGTGTTTGGTACCACAACGGTGGTTTTCAATAAGTATCTCGCAAAGTTCGGCGTTGACGTGACATTCGTAGAGCCCACTGATTATGAAAAGTGGCAATCTGCAGTGGGGGAGAACACACGTTTGCTGTTTCTTGAAACCCCATCGAATCCGTTGTCTGAGATTGTCGATATTCGTCGAGTTGCTGATATCGCCCATGCCAAAGACGCCTATCTGGTTGTTGATAATTGTTTTTGTACACCGGCATTACAGCAGCCGCTTTCGTTGGGTGCGGATGTGGTTGTGCATTCGGCAACTAAGTTCCTCGACGGCCAAGGGCGTTGTTTGGGGGGCGTTGTTGTTGGCTCTCAAGATATCTGCAATGAAGTGCTTGGATTTATTCGCTCAGCGGGCCCGACAATGAGCCCGTTCAATGCTTGGGTATTTATCAAAGGCTTGGAAACACTCAAGTTGAGAATGGATGCCCACAGTCGGCAGGCGCTGGCATTGGCGCAGTGGCTTCAAAATCAACCAGGCATTGAAAAGGTCTTTTATTCAGGCTTGCCTGAGCACCCGCAGCATGCGTTGGCTGCGCGTCAACAATCCGGTTTTGGTGGGGTCTTGGCGTTGCAGGTTAAGGGTGATAAGGCTGCCGCTTGGCGTTTTATCGATGCCACGCGTCTTTTATCCATTACTGCGAATCTCGGGGATGTTAAAACCACTATCGTGCACCCGGCAACAACGACTCACGGTCGTTTGAGCGATGATCAAAAAGCCCGTTGCGGAATTACCGATAACCTCATTCGAATCGCGGTTGGTTTAGAAAACATCGAGGACATTAAACAGGATCTTGAGCGTGGTTTAGCTGCAGTGTAG
- the tgpA gene encoding Protein-glutamine gamma-glutamyltransferase: MADQKFQVPRRTFVWLLIAQTFLLLPHLIRYPTLVVPVWLIASGWRIMIYRARWSHPSTWVKATLIVFGVAAVAAQGFGYFSLDTSVAVLLVAFLLKFIEMRTRRDVLVVIYLGYFVIVTWLLMDQSMLAGAYLIISLLLVTTCLVTLHVDKDTGDWHFPLVFSAKALAVSVPIMVVGFMVFPRLDPFWSVPIQGKNGGVTGISDSMSPGNISQLAQSDRLAFRVEFDGEAPAMRERYWRAIVLSRFDGKTWHPLDEIGLPQPPLDDIVKPDAALPQGYRIVMEPHQEKWLFTLPGTISIDTKVHFQRDFTLRSLEPIFQKKSLRYEWLPGAQLGTEIYRYHHRENLFVPEGFNPRALALAEQIVQQSSSVEDYMSRVEGFFRQNTFTYTLSPGELGRNSIDEFLFDGQRGFCEHYASAYVVLMRAAGIPARVVTGYLGGEKNPYENYLSVRQMDAHAWTEVWVDGKGWVRVDPTGFVAPDRIEHGSQAALSGDESFLSGSPFSSRHYEGLSWLLAIEQRYEQLNYLWVTQVLSFHSDTQKNTLKKLLGDVSPQRIALFVMGVFISVTGLVFIVLYLRQLPPPLPPVEREYQRLLKRLSREGFDKEVGEGPMDFAARVTEAYPDRVDLKHVFECYRDLAYRPHISEEVFKKNLDVFSKAIRALKF, translated from the coding sequence ATGGCTGATCAGAAATTTCAGGTTCCCCGGCGTACTTTTGTCTGGTTACTCATCGCCCAGACGTTTTTGTTACTGCCTCATTTGATTCGTTACCCGACATTGGTTGTGCCGGTTTGGCTGATTGCCAGTGGTTGGCGCATTATGATTTACCGCGCGCGTTGGTCGCACCCATCAACATGGGTGAAAGCGACGTTAATCGTGTTTGGTGTAGCAGCGGTTGCTGCACAGGGGTTCGGCTATTTCAGCCTGGATACCAGTGTCGCCGTGCTGTTGGTTGCGTTTTTATTGAAGTTCATCGAAATGCGCACGCGGCGGGATGTACTGGTTGTTATCTATCTCGGGTACTTTGTGATTGTAACCTGGCTGTTGATGGATCAGTCCATGTTAGCCGGTGCTTATTTGATAATTTCCTTGCTGTTAGTAACAACTTGTTTGGTTACTTTGCATGTTGATAAAGATACAGGCGACTGGCACTTTCCGTTAGTTTTTTCGGCAAAGGCCTTGGCGGTATCAGTGCCGATTATGGTTGTCGGCTTTATGGTGTTTCCACGGCTAGATCCATTTTGGTCTGTTCCAATACAGGGAAAGAATGGCGGAGTCACGGGTATCAGCGATAGCATGTCACCGGGTAATATCAGTCAATTAGCGCAATCAGATCGCTTGGCCTTTAGGGTTGAATTTGATGGAGAGGCACCTGCGATGCGAGAGCGTTATTGGCGCGCTATTGTATTGAGCCGGTTTGATGGAAAAACTTGGCACCCACTAGATGAAATTGGTCTTCCTCAACCTCCGTTGGACGACATTGTTAAGCCGGATGCCGCATTGCCACAAGGTTATCGCATCGTGATGGAACCACATCAGGAGAAGTGGCTGTTTACCCTGCCAGGCACAATATCGATAGATACGAAAGTGCATTTCCAACGGGACTTCACCCTACGTTCACTTGAGCCAATTTTTCAAAAGAAGTCTTTACGGTATGAATGGCTGCCAGGAGCGCAGCTCGGTACTGAAATCTATCGCTATCACCATCGGGAAAACCTGTTTGTCCCTGAAGGATTTAACCCTCGAGCGCTGGCTCTCGCCGAACAGATAGTTCAGCAAAGTAGTTCTGTTGAAGATTACATGTCTCGTGTGGAAGGTTTTTTCCGTCAGAATACCTTCACTTATACGTTGAGCCCTGGTGAGCTGGGTAGAAACTCGATCGATGAATTCCTGTTTGACGGGCAGCGCGGATTTTGTGAGCACTATGCGAGTGCTTACGTTGTGCTGATGCGTGCTGCAGGTATTCCGGCCAGGGTTGTGACCGGCTACTTAGGCGGCGAGAAAAATCCGTATGAAAATTATCTTTCGGTTCGCCAGATGGATGCCCATGCTTGGACGGAAGTATGGGTTGACGGCAAAGGTTGGGTGCGTGTGGATCCGACTGGGTTTGTTGCGCCGGATCGTATTGAACATGGTAGTCAGGCAGCCTTAAGTGGCGATGAGAGTTTTCTATCAGGTTCGCCGTTCTCTTCACGACATTACGAAGGATTGTCTTGGTTATTAGCGATTGAGCAGCGCTATGAACAACTTAATTATCTTTGGGTTACTCAGGTTTTAAGTTTTCATTCTGATACACAAAAAAACACGCTCAAGAAACTCTTAGGTGATGTATCACCCCAACGTATTGCGTTGTTTGTGATGGGCGTTTTTATTTCGGTCACCGGCCTTGTTTTTATCGTGCTCTATTTACGCCAATTACCACCGCCGCTTCCGCCTGTAGAGCGTGAGTATCAGCGGCTATTGAAGCGCCTCAGCCGTGAGGGTTTCGATAAAGAAGTTGGTGAAGGGCCAATGGACTTTGCCGCGAGGGTGACAGAGGCGTATCCTGATCGTGTTGATCTCAAACACGTATTTGAATGCTATCGAGACTTGGCCTATCGGCCGCATATTTCTGAAGAAGTATTCAAAAAGAACTTGGATGTTTTTTCAAAAGCCATTCGTGCGCTTAAGTTCTGA
- the ubiB_2 gene encoding putative protein kinase UbiB → MAKDSDKKTLSKIKTKGWQRQLSMARAGTVAGVGAATKMMGSMWLSPQARQARNKEILSEQAQYLADELGKLKGSVVKVGQLMALYGEHILPEEVVDALRTLEEQTTALAWEAIEPQLRNALKDDYSHFDIELDPIGAASLAQVHRAIHLPSGDDVCLKIQYPGVSTSIDSDLNAVAQLLKMSHLVTAGQPFDEWLDEMRQLLAYEVDYFREAALTHKFSERLANHEIFHVXTIYDQYVSQTLIVSSYESGYAVNHPAVAELPQARRNRLAKAFLGLFIKELFEWGELQTDPNFGNYRVQIDENGEDRIVLLDFGAVLSYDDAFLIPVKDMLLGAYQSDHERIRRGAVALGIMQEDYPDAVHDDFAELCLLLVEPFVHQSRDTDPSQVNAAGEYRWHSSRLPKRAAKHAATSAVSKYFAVPPKEFAFLSRKLLGVYSFIAALDAEFNPDAMLDRFLDK, encoded by the coding sequence ATGGCTAAAGATTCGGATAAAAAGACTCTCAGCAAGATTAAAACCAAAGGTTGGCAACGCCAACTCAGTATGGCGCGAGCTGGAACGGTCGCAGGGGTAGGGGCTGCCACCAAAATGATGGGTTCTATGTGGTTGTCACCGCAAGCCCGTCAAGCGCGCAATAAGGAAATTCTCTCGGAACAAGCTCAATACCTCGCCGATGAACTCGGTAAGTTGAAGGGCAGTGTCGTAAAAGTTGGGCAGTTAATGGCCCTCTATGGCGAGCATATTCTACCTGAAGAAGTTGTTGATGCCTTGCGTACCCTCGAAGAACAAACAACAGCACTTGCTTGGGAGGCGATTGAACCTCAGTTAAGAAATGCGCTGAAAGACGACTATAGCCATTTTGATATTGAGCTCGATCCCATCGGTGCTGCGTCGTTGGCACAAGTTCATCGGGCAATACATCTGCCCAGCGGTGATGACGTTTGTCTTAAAATACAGTATCCCGGTGTTTCAACCTCCATTGATTCTGATCTGAATGCTGTGGCACAGCTACTGAAGATGAGCCACCTAGTCACTGCGGGTCAGCCGTTTGATGAGTGGTTAGATGAAATGCGTCAGTTGTTGGCTTACGAAGTGGATTATTTTCGTGAAGCGGCCCTAACGCACAAGTTTTCAGAGCGTTTGGCGAATCACGAAATCTTTCATGTACNGACCATTTACGATCAATATGTGTCGCAAACATTGATCGTATCAAGTTATGAGTCCGGCTATGCCGTAAACCACCCTGCCGTTGCGGAATTGCCTCAGGCACGCCGAAATCGTTTGGCGAAAGCTTTTTTGGGCTTATTTATTAAGGAGTTATTTGAATGGGGCGAACTGCAAACAGACCCCAATTTCGGTAACTATCGCGTTCAGATTGATGAAAACGGTGAGGATCGTATCGTGTTACTCGATTTTGGCGCCGTTCTCAGTTATGACGATGCCTTTCTAATACCTGTGAAAGATATGCTGTTAGGCGCTTATCAATCGGATCATGAACGTATTCGTCGTGGTGCCGTTGCCTTGGGTATTATGCAAGAAGATTATCCAGATGCCGTTCATGACGATTTTGCTGAGCTGTGTTTGTTGTTGGTTGAGCCGTTCGTTCATCAAAGTCGCGACACTGATCCATCGCAGGTGAATGCCGCAGGTGAATACCGTTGGCATAGTAGCCGTTTACCCAAACGCGCTGCCAAACATGCCGCTACCTCGGCCGTGAGCAAATATTTTGCCGTACCTCCGAAGGAATTTGCGTTTTTGAGCCGCAAGTTACTTGGAGTGTATTCATTTATTGCGGCGTTAGATGCTGAATTTAACCCGGACGCAATGCTTGATCGTTTCTTGGACAAATAG
- the baiE gene encoding Bile acid 7-alpha dehydratase: MDLESIEQIKQLKARYFRCLDTADFIGMKTVFADDCFIHYRSPSYDHKKQGWDEIEAFLKESFNTRRFGMHTGHHPEISVEGDHATGTWYLTDYFVSLDHDIQIEGSALYHDQYQRIDGVWKLVRSEYDRLFEQITPRRKDQLITACPIKGAD; encoded by the coding sequence ATGGATCTGGAATCGATAGAACAGATTAAACAACTCAAAGCCCGTTATTTCCGATGTCTTGATACGGCCGATTTTATTGGTATGAAAACCGTCTTTGCCGATGACTGTTTTATTCATTATCGCAGTCCGAGTTATGACCACAAAAAGCAGGGGTGGGATGAAATCGAAGCGTTTTTGAAAGAATCCTTCAATACACGCCGATTTGGGATGCATACCGGTCATCACCCAGAAATCAGCGTGGAAGGTGATCACGCCACAGGTACTTGGTATCTGACGGATTATTTTGTCAGTCTTGATCATGATATTCAGATCGAAGGCAGTGCTCTCTACCATGATCAATACCAGCGAATTGATGGAGTTTGGAAGTTAGTGCGTAGTGAGTACGATCGTTTGTTTGAACAGATTACGCCGCGTCGTAAAGATCAACTTATTACGGCTTGTCCGATCAAGGGAGCCGATTAA
- the mtfA_2 gene encoding Protein MtfA — MLAARISHNLMDLFRAVFSPIIGFCRYLGLLPQPTPDHSALWQKPWSDYLSQTVAFYRALSDTDRCTFEQRVLLFWQTTQIEGGVATVVDDHDKLLVAASAIIPVWQFPGWHYVNLKRVILLPASFNDNFECGQSDSAITGMVGTGPMFGKMALSKPALHQGFIIDRDKQNVGIHEFVHLVDGADGKIDGIPECLMEHSYALPWVALIQHKIKQIHRKRSNIRDYGATNEAEFFSVASEYFFERPAMLKRKHPKLYQALNTIYRQDTAAIKVEVRPRAKAPCPCGSGKRYKRCCMPQR, encoded by the coding sequence ATGCTTGCCGCGCGTATCTCCCACAACTTGATGGACTTGTTTCGGGCTGTGTTTTCACCGATTATTGGCTTTTGTCGTTACCTCGGGTTACTGCCGCAACCGACGCCTGATCACAGTGCGCTATGGCAGAAACCGTGGTCAGACTATTTGAGCCAGACTGTCGCATTTTATCGCGCGTTATCAGACACCGACCGATGTACTTTTGAGCAGCGCGTGCTCCTATTTTGGCAAACGACACAAATTGAAGGTGGGGTGGCAACCGTTGTTGATGATCACGACAAACTACTGGTGGCGGCCAGTGCCATTATCCCGGTTTGGCAGTTTCCCGGATGGCACTATGTGAATTTGAAGCGGGTTATTCTATTGCCGGCTTCATTCAATGACAACTTCGAGTGCGGTCAGAGCGATTCGGCGATTACTGGCATGGTAGGAACCGGGCCGATGTTTGGAAAAATGGCGCTATCTAAACCAGCCTTGCATCAAGGATTCATCATTGATCGAGATAAGCAGAACGTGGGTATTCACGAGTTTGTGCATCTTGTTGATGGCGCAGATGGAAAAATCGACGGCATACCGGAGTGCCTGATGGAGCATTCGTATGCGTTGCCTTGGGTCGCTTTGATTCAGCATAAGATCAAACAGATCCATCGCAAGCGCTCGAACATCCGTGATTACGGTGCAACCAACGAAGCGGAGTTCTTTAGTGTTGCATCGGAGTATTTTTTTGAACGCCCGGCGATGCTTAAACGCAAACACCCCAAGCTCTACCAGGCGTTAAACACGATTTACCGGCAAGACACTGCAGCGATTAAGGTTGAAGTGAGGCCGCGCGCTAAAGCGCCTTGCCCCTGTGGTAGTGGGAAGCGTTATAAGCGCTGTTGCATGCCACAGAGATGA
- the ndbB_1 gene encoding Demethylphylloquinone reductase NdbB, which produces MKKRIIIAGFGDTGLLVAVHLKKHYDIIGISAKPCLVSGQELGTRLTQPETWKQNYLMRFGRYRHLDGVKTLHGTIETVDAHTQAVTVKLVDGSTVVETYDILVIASGVTNGFWRNNRLQSLDDIESGLTQAASQLSNADKVAIIGGGATGVSVASNLKELHPGKRVHLFYSQSHPLPGYHPRVRNRIEQRLKTQGVQLHPYHRAEIPDGFACEDFTDSPLEWSSGQPTFHADLTLWAVGKLTPNSDFVPQDMLNEKGFVNADEYLRVPGYENVFTVGDIAASDPNRSSARNAGFMTVAHNITAVLEGKPKTMKRFKATRFRWGSILGVQKEGMRVFTPQGFSVRVPRSIVKTVLFPFFVRRVIYRGVKAGT; this is translated from the coding sequence ATGAAAAAAAGGATCATCATTGCCGGCTTTGGGGATACCGGCTTACTGGTAGCTGTCCATTTAAAAAAGCACTACGACATTATCGGTATTTCAGCAAAGCCCTGCCTGGTCAGTGGCCAAGAGCTTGGCACCCGCCTGACACAGCCTGAAACCTGGAAACAGAATTATTTAATGCGGTTCGGTCGATATCGCCACTTAGACGGGGTTAAAACCTTACATGGCACCATTGAAACCGTCGATGCACATACACAAGCCGTAACGGTAAAACTGGTCGATGGGTCCACTGTTGTAGAAACCTACGACATACTCGTGATTGCCTCAGGCGTAACAAATGGCTTCTGGCGTAACAACCGTTTACAGAGCCTAGATGACATTGAAAGCGGTCTCACACAAGCAGCCTCACAACTTTCTAATGCCGATAAAGTGGCTATCATTGGCGGCGGTGCAACTGGTGTCAGTGTTGCCTCCAATCTAAAAGAACTGCACCCAGGCAAGCGAGTTCACTTGTTTTACAGCCAGTCACACCCACTACCCGGCTACCACCCCCGCGTACGCAACCGTATCGAACAACGCTTAAAAACCCAAGGGGTTCAGTTACACCCTTATCACCGCGCTGAAATACCCGATGGATTTGCGTGTGAAGATTTTACTGACTCACCGCTGGAGTGGAGCTCAGGTCAACCGACCTTTCACGCAGACTTAACCTTATGGGCTGTGGGTAAACTAACTCCGAATAGCGATTTTGTGCCACAAGATATGCTTAACGAAAAGGGTTTTGTTAACGCAGACGAATATCTCCGAGTACCCGGGTACGAAAACGTTTTTACTGTCGGGGATATTGCAGCCAGCGACCCTAACCGAAGCTCTGCGCGAAACGCGGGTTTCATGACCGTTGCGCACAACATAACGGCAGTACTGGAAGGCAAGCCCAAAACCATGAAGCGCTTCAAAGCAACACGTTTTCGGTGGGGCTCCATTCTTGGTGTGCAGAAAGAAGGGATGCGGGTATTTACTCCACAAGGTTTCAGCGTAAGAGTACCGCGCTCTATCGTGAAAACGGTATTGTTTCCGTTCTTTGTACGCCGAGTTATCTATCGAGGCGTCAAAGCAGGCACGTGA
- the ribN gene encoding Riboflavin transporter — translation MNHVESQSPSLTVILWMAGAIASFCALASGGKVLSGIIPTAEILFIRSVMGLLIVSLALFYSGRRSAFKTENMRLQVFRNIFHYAGQYGWFLGFGFLPLAEVFALEFTVPVWTALIASTFLGETISAKKRFAIVLGLIGVLIIVQPGLQIVQPAALIVLAAAFCYAVSHSATKALSAYDSPMTVLFYMCLIQAPMGLVLSVFDWVWPDQIQLLWILIIALTALSAHFCMTKAMQCASVTTVVTMDFMRLPTIMVVGVVFFAERPEISLVIGGLFMLASNLVSVSRRR, via the coding sequence ATGAATCACGTTGAATCTCAATCTCCTTCTCTAACGGTAATCTTGTGGATGGCAGGTGCTATCGCGTCGTTTTGTGCCTTGGCATCTGGTGGGAAAGTGCTGAGCGGCATTATCCCCACGGCAGAGATACTGTTTATCAGATCTGTGATGGGGTTGTTGATTGTTTCTCTCGCGCTGTTTTACTCGGGTCGTCGGAGCGCGTTTAAAACCGAAAATATGCGATTGCAGGTTTTTCGTAACATCTTTCATTATGCCGGCCAATATGGCTGGTTTTTGGGATTTGGATTTCTTCCTTTAGCCGAGGTTTTTGCACTGGAATTCACTGTGCCGGTTTGGACGGCGCTTATTGCCAGTACATTTCTTGGTGAGACAATCTCTGCCAAAAAACGCTTCGCTATTGTTCTAGGATTGATCGGCGTTTTGATTATCGTGCAGCCCGGGCTTCAAATCGTACAACCGGCTGCGTTGATCGTGTTGGCTGCAGCATTTTGTTATGCCGTATCGCATTCTGCGACAAAAGCGCTATCTGCTTATGACTCGCCGATGACTGTGCTGTTTTACATGTGCCTGATTCAAGCCCCTATGGGCTTGGTGCTTAGCGTGTTTGATTGGGTCTGGCCTGACCAAATTCAGTTACTGTGGATATTGATAATTGCGTTGACCGCATTGTCGGCACACTTTTGTATGACTAAAGCCATGCAATGCGCTTCCGTAACCACTGTGGTTACGATGGATTTTATGCGTCTACCGACCATCATGGTGGTGGGGGTGGTGTTTTTCGCAGAGCGGCCTGAGATTTCTTTGGTGATTGGCGGGTTGTTTATGTTGGCGAGTAATCTGGTGAGTGTATCTCGGCGTCGTTGA